One segment of Panicum virgatum strain AP13 chromosome 1K, P.virgatum_v5, whole genome shotgun sequence DNA contains the following:
- the LOC120697219 gene encoding N-(5'-phosphoribosyl)anthranilate isomerase 1, chloroplastic-like — protein MASPISARRYQQFALVHNNGLPRFSQVKVACLGIKQTRYPSETNLSSSASHGDASKLHPVVKMCGITSARDAEMAVEAGAKLIGLILWPNSKRSVSLSEAKEISRVAQSYGAESVGVFVDDDEDTILRVSDSCDLNLIQLHGDESRALVHTLSKNNRIVYVLNADEDGKLINSPVLEYALDWFLVDSAKGGSGKGFNWQRFQMPTVKSKNGWLLAGGLHEDNVCQAFSALKPNGVDVSSGICAPDGIRKDPNRISSFISNVKSLSSRS, from the exons ATGGCGTCGCCAATCTCTGCAAGACGCTATCAACAATTTGCTTTAGTACATAACAATG GGCTTCCAAGATTTTCTCAAGTAAAAGTGGCATGCTTGGGAATAAAACAAACTAGATATCCTTCTGAAACCAACTTATCTTCATCAGCAAGTCATGGAGATGCCAGCAAGCTCCATCCTGTAGTCAAAATGTGTGGCATCACATCAGCTAGAGATGCAGAAATGGCTGTAGAGGCCGGAGCTAAACTTATAGGCTTGATACTGTGGCCTAACTCTAAACGCTCCGTCTCGTTATCTGAGGCAAAAGAAATATCAAGAGTTGCACAATCTTATGGTGCCGAATCAGTTGGTGTCTTtgtggatgatgatgaagatacTATCTTACGAGTGTCTGATTCATGTGATCTTAACCTTATCCAG CTCCATGGAGATGAATCTCGTGCGTTGGTTCATACCCTTTCCAAGAATAACCGCATTGTTTATGTACTAAATGCTGACGAAGATGGAAAACTAATCAACTCTCCTGTTTTGGAATATGCACTTGATTGGTTCTTAGTGGACAGTGCAAAAGGTGGAAG TGGAAAGGGATTCAACTGGCAGAGGTTCCAAATGCCGACAGTCAAAAGCAAGAATGGATGGCTATTAGCTGGAGGACTTCATGAAGATAATGTTTGTCAAGCCTTTTCTGCTCTGAAACCAAATGGAGTTGATGTTAGCAGTGGCATATGTGCTCCTGACGGTATCCGTAAAGACCCCAACAGGATTTCTTCCTTCATAAGTAATGTGAAATCCCTGAGTAGTAGATCATAA
- the LOC120697251 gene encoding U1 small nuclear ribonucleoprotein C-1, whose protein sequence is MPRYYCDYCDTYLTHDSPSVRKQHNAGYKHKANVRTYYQQFEEQQTQSLIDQRIKEHLGQAAAFQVGAPFNQHLLSFPGAMARPRLPILPTPGMPHGFPQAPGAPLMPGVRPPILPAPGVPGYPGGPPTMQQPGVPPTMQQPGAPPGSVPQPGAPPGSVPMQIAPLPRPPTLPPPTSGVPGAPIPNSAAPPAMYQTNPPPPAGPTSGAPPAPPSAPHPAFSYAQPSEGSH, encoded by the exons atgccTCG GTATTACTGCGACTACTGCGACACCTACCTCACCCATGACTCG CCATCTGTCCGTAAGCAACACAATGCTGGATACAAACACaag GCGAATGTTCGAACGTACTATCAGCAATTTGAGGAGCAGCAAACTCAAAGTTTAATTGATCAAAGAATCAAGGAACATCTCGGACAAGCTGCTGCTTTTCAAGTAGGTGCCCCTTTCAACCAACATCTGCTCTCGTTCCCAGGAGCCATGGCCCGCCCCCGCCTTCCAATTCTACCAACCCCTGGCATGCCTCATGGATTCCCTCAAGCACCTGGTGCACCATTGATGCCAGGAGTGAGGCCCCCAATTTTACCAGCTCCTGGTGTTCCAG GTTATCCGGGTGGCCCACCAACCATGCAGCAACCAGGTGTCCCACCAACCATGCAGCAACCAGGCGCCCCTCCTGGCTCCGTGCCACAACCAGGCGCCCCACCTGGTTCGGTTCCAATGCAGATAGCTCCTCTCCCAAGGCCTCCAACACTACCACCTCCAACATCTGGGGTCCCAGGAGCCCCCATTCCTAACAGTGCAGCACCTCCAGCCATGTACCAAACGAATCCACCACCACCTGCAGGCCCGACTTCTGGTGCTCCTCCAGCTCCACCATCTGCTCCGCATCCTGCATTCTCCTATGCGCAACCATCTGAGGGCAGCCACTGA